In Nocardioides bizhenqiangii, the DNA window CGTGCCCGACGAGGATCACGCCGCGTCGGCACTGGCGGCCGCCCGCGAGATGGCGATCCGGCTGGAGGAGGAGCTCCCGGAGATCGGCGCCGGCATCGGGGTGGCGACAGGGACGGTCGTCGCCGGCAACGTGGGGTCGGAGTCGCGCTACGAGTACACCGTGATCGGTGACGCCGTGAACTCCGCGTCCCGCCTCACCGAGCTCGCCAAGGACGTCCCCGGTGGTGTGCTCGCGACCTGGGACACCGTCGTCGCCGCGGTCGAGCGGGGCGACGCCGACGCGGCCGCCCAGTGGCAGAAGTGCGGTGCGAAGGTGCTGCGCGGGCGCACGGAGAAGACCGCGCTCGCGACACCCGTGTGGGACTAGCCCAGCTGGTCGAGCACGTGGACGACCCGGCGCAGGATGGAGTCGAGGTCGACCTCGGGATAGACAGCCGACACGACCAGGTCGCGCTGCAGCACCGCGAGGCCGTGGACCGCCGCCCAGCCGAGGGTGGCGAGCTCGGCGGTCGGTACGTCGGCGCCCCAACCCCGCGCCTGCGCCGCCGCGATGGTCGCGAGCATCAGCTCACGCTGCGCCAGCCGGGCGGCGAGGAGCCGCTCGTCGTCGTTGCGAAGCAGGTCGGGCCGGTACATCAGGTCGAAGAGCGCGGCGTGCCGGCGGGAGAATTCGACGTACGCCGCCCCGGCCGCAGCGACCTGTTGACCACCCTCGACCGGTACCGCGGCGATCGCCTCCTGCGTCTCCTCCAGGAGCAGGTCGTGGCCCTCGGCGGCGAGCGCGGTGAACAGCCCGGCGCGGTCGACGAAGTGGTGCGCCGTGGCTTGGTGGGAGACACCGCAGCGGCGCGCGATCGCGCGCAGGCTGGCGCGTGCGGGACCGGTCGCAGCGATCTCGGCCTCGGCCGCGCGGAGCAGCCGGGCCCGGAGATCGACGGTCGACTGCCGGCTCACGCTGTCTCCGCCGTCCCGCCGGGCCACCACAGCCGCGGTCCCAGCAGAGTCGCGATCGCCGGCACCAGGAGCGACCGGACGACGAACGTGTCGAGCAGCAGCCCGGCGCCGA includes these proteins:
- a CDS encoding TetR/AcrR family transcriptional regulator, producing MSRQSTVDLRARLLRAAEAEIAATGPARASLRAIARRCGVSHQATAHHFVDRAGLFTALAAEGHDLLLEETQEAIAAVPVEGGQQVAAAGAAYVEFSRRHAALFDLMYRPDLLRNDDERLLAARLAQRELMLATIAAAQARGWGADVPTAELATLGWAAVHGLAVLQRDLVVSAVYPEVDLDSILRRVVHVLDQLG